From one Vanessa tameamea isolate UH-Manoa-2023 chromosome 9, ilVanTame1 primary haplotype, whole genome shotgun sequence genomic stretch:
- the LOC113396984 gene encoding uncharacterized protein LOC113396984 — MSFVDLATLAMHRRHEMEVRINVFVDKCDHAIQNIKNLKMQAQGFVGTLNCDPAELKDRFLSCMKQLDEYTYLLTDFNLAISKLDTTNTSNYTPVHDVSNHSQLPQPHVGTFNLIDALSEPTPSTSKDHTVSCCNQYPSEKPHRKKIPKEDQLLIAFSSSSCSSESVPMTRSENRSEKEVQCQITEETKRLTLDDSGPAFDDCKLPAQALLQIDNVYSATIMHVDDVSFWVIADDVDDVCKLMIQMTSYYKENTIEMNLDELMSLTYCTYYAHDSDCYYRGLFIRLSDEDMSIAEVFLVDTGETRSAPISTIQPLAPRFCKKPPFARCCHLAGVDLLGYRSKELLEKQEVYIKGFMGKPCSIKIDDNSSESLDVYVIFPSGETLNDLLVEEGLALRIDKSNVSTEVSAGARCVSELKDENFDITQCPEYDNPLVAVTGYHNRDEMDICKHYKGGPEKTCFKGARCTKRHVLKHPDGWTLDQVPVAAKCKPLPLPAPGSWLRVYVTHVAHFNRFYVHFLTDKKSGNEAVPSFGVVLPPTNLEALILDMNSPATRMMYKPLKMIPAPGELVAALYPLDEQWYRARVVSSTRADQNVEVIYIDYGNVVWVKEDAIRELEPRFWSLEAQAGRCALAGVVARTANSRHWAAAKAALSALIQERRVQAHVVARDYDEVTVELFDENGFSIAEQLAAGELVNLTEYSVVDDTDVKQKLVLP, encoded by the exons at GAGTTTCGTAGATCTTGCGACTTTGGCAATGCACCGACGGCATGAGATGGAAGTCAGAATCAATGTTTTTGTTGATAAATGTGACCATgcgatacaaaatataaaaaatctaaaaatgcAG gcTCAAGGCTTTGTAGGAACCCTTAACTGTGATCCTGCAGAACTAAAAGATCGGTTTTTAAGCTGTATGAAACAGTTAGATGAATATACATATCTCCTAACAGACTTTAATCTTGCGATAAGTAAACTTG atacaaCAAATACTAGCAATTACACCCCAGTGCATGATGTCTCAAACCATTCTCAATTACCTCAACCACATGTTggcacatttaatttaatagatgcATTGAGTGAACCAACACCTTCAACGTCTAAAGATCACACAGTGTCATGTTGTAATCAATATCCATCAGAAAAACCGCATCGTAAGAAAATACCAAAGGAGGATCAGCTTTTAATAGCATTCTCAAGTTCGTCATGTTCATCGGAAAGTGTTCCAATGACCAGAAGTGAGAACAGAAGTGAGAAGGAAGTGCAATGTCAAATAACAGAAGAAACAAAGAGACTTACCTTGGATG actCAGGCCCGGCTTTTGATGACTGCAAGTTGCCAGCACAGGCCTTACTCCAAATTGATAATGTGTATTCGGCAACAATCATGCATGTAGATGATGTATCTTTCTGGGTTATAGCCGATGACGTTGATGATGTGTGCAA acTGATGATACAAATGACGAGCTATTACAAGGAGAATACGATAGAAATGAACTTAGACGAGCTGATGTCGCTCACATACTGCACGTACTATGCGCACGACAGTGACTGCTATTACCGAGGGCTCTTTATAAGACTCAGTGAC GAGGATATGAGTATCGCGGAGGTGTTCCTGGTGGACACGGGCGAGACGAGAAGCGCCCCCATCTCCACGATACAGCCGCTCGCTCCGAGGTTCTGCAAGAAGCCACCCTTCGCGCGGTGCTGCCATCTAGCGGgg GTAGATTTACTGGGCTACCGGAGCAAAGAATTGTTGGAGAAACAGGAGGTGTACATTAAGGGCTTCATGGGGAAGCCATGCAGTATCAAAATAGATGACAA ttcaTCGGAATCTCTGGACGTCTATGTGATCTTTCCTTCGGGCGAGACGCTCAATGACTTGCTAGTGGAAGAAGGACTGGCGTTAAGaa TTGACAAATCAAACGTCTCAACCGAGGTGTCAGCGGGAGCTAGATGTGTCTCAGAATTAAAAGATGAAAACTTCGACATCACGCAGTGTCCAGAATATGATAACCCATTGGTGGCAGTCACG gGATACCACAATCGAGACGAAATGGACATCTGCAAACATTACAAGGGCGGACCGGAGAAGACTTGCTTTAAAGGAGCGCGCTGTACGAAGAGGCACGTCTTGAAACATCCAG ACGGCTGGACGCTAGACCAGGTGCCGGTGGCGGCGAAGTGCAAGCCGCTGCCGCTGCCGGCGCCCGGCTCGTGGCTGCGCGTCTACGTCACGCACGTCGCGCACTTCAACCGCTTCTACGTGCACTTCCTGACGGATAAGAAATCTG GAAATGAAGCAGTCCCAAGCTTCGGAGTGGTCCTCCCGCCTACTAACCTGGAAGCTTTAATTCTTGACATGAACTCTCCGGCCACTAGAATGATGTATAAGCCTCTAAAG ATGATCCCAGCGCCGGGCGAGTTGGTGGCGGCGTTGTACCCGCTGGACGAGCAGTGGTACCGGGCGAGGGTCGTGTCCTCCACTCGCGCCGACCAGAACGTAGAG GTAATTTACATAGACTACGGCAACGTGGTGTGGGTGAAGGAGGACGCGATCCGCGAGCTGGAGCCGCGCTTCTGGTCGCTGGAGGCGCAGGCCGGCCGCTGCGCGCTCGCCGGCGTGGTGGCGCGGACGGCCAACTCGCGCCACTGGGCCGCCGCCAAGGCCGCGCTCTCCGCGCTCATACAGGAGCGCAGGGTGCAGGCGCACGTCGT GGCGAGAGATTATGATGAGGTTACCGTGGAACTATTCGACGAGAACGGTTTTAGCATAGCTGAGCAACTAGCGGCCGGGGAACTGGTGAACTTGACGGAATACTCAGTGGTGGACGACACGGATGTCAAACAAAAGCTAGTGTTGCCATAA
- the LOC113396955 gene encoding protein FAM234A, which translates to MSANGNGGNYAPLKQLLSDSESEDDQKLENAVRIQASDSCNNLDYNSGLQSSKNYSMSDMDEYNSNEKTVESTMDNVSFLQSDMSNKMSFSRRCAFIASIFVCVFTIIIFLWGIPCSDVGSCINNEWQDKTTSWEIPYDEIELSGAVQVVDGAIPNTKNLIFIYRGNHMKEEKNNNDNVNGVLLIVGNTGKVGWYTRETRIPTEIDCHLIDVNRDKQKDCIVSGSEGLLAALNPLSGTYYWYILKQGKIFSDIAAIDFPIVIKDMDKDKVYDLLTVATMYPNANHNSLLIISGATGNIIGDPMTVHDCLVIKLLTESNGITYLCKNGTSEAVRQITYPWLYRKLLKLDQSTNHSVPISMVSKRVNISLKKSMSSANNWEIYTNGPGKLIVENSGDCPNSCRVNLKLLLEKNGTTNVSWEYSANHVYAMKPSSFAFANSIRGFVLKL; encoded by the coding sequence ATGTCAGCAAATGGTAATGGCGGTAACTATGCACCTCTCAAGCAATTACTGTCGGATTCAGAATCTGAAGATGATCAGAAGTTAGAAAATGCCGTACGCATCCAGGCTTCGGATAGCTGTAATAATTTGGATTACAATAGTGGATTGCAATCGTCAAAGAATTACAGTATGAGTGATATGGATGAGTacaattcaaatgaaaaaacaGTAGAAAGCACGATGGATAATGTAAGCTTCTTACAATCCgatatgtcaaataaaatgtctttttcACGACGCTGCGCATTTATCGCATCAATATTTGTTTGCGTCTTtaccataataatatttctttgggGTATCCCGTGCTCCGACGTCGGCAGTTGTATTAATAATGAGTGGCAAGATAAAACTACGAGCTGGGAGATTCCCTACGACGAAATAGAGTTGTCCGGAGCGGTTCAGGTCGTAGACGGAGCTATACCTAatacaaaaaatcttatattcatATATCGCGGTAATCATATGAAAGaggaaaaaaacaataatgacaATGTGAATGGAGTTTTATTGATTGTAGGTAATACTGGTAAAGTCGGCTGGTATACAAGAGAAACTAGAATACCAACTGAAATAGACTGTCATCTTATTGATGTAAATCGCGATAAGCAGAAAGATTGCATTGTGTCGGGTTCAGAGGGACTGCTTGCTGCTCTCAACCCCTTGTCAGGGACATACTATTGGTATATTCTTAAACAAGGCAAAATATTCAGTGATATTGCAGCAATTGATTTTCCGATAGTAATAAAAGATATGGACAAGGATAAGGTCTATGACCTTCTGACTGTCGCCACCATGTATCCCAATGCCAATCATAATTCATTGTTGATAATATCTGGAGCAACAGGTAATATTATCGGCGATCCAATGACCGTTCATGATTGTCTAGTGATCAAGCTCTTGACAGAGTCTAATGGTATCACATATCTTTGCAAAAATGGAACATCTGAAGCTGTTCGGCAGATAACATATCCGTGGCTATATAGAAAACTATTGAAGCTAGATCAGTCAACAAACCATTCAGTTCCTATATCTATGGTTTCAAAGAGGGTAAACATCAGTTTAAAAAAGAGTATGAGCAGTGCTAATAATTGGGAAATATATACAAACGGGCCTGGGAAACTTATTGTTGAAAATTCCGGGGACTGTCCTAACTCATGTAGAGTTAATCTAAAATTGTTGCTCGAGAAAAATGGAACAACAAATGTAAGTTGGGAGTATTCTGCAAATCACGTATATGCCATGAAGCCGAGTTCATTTGCCTTTGCAAACTCTATTAGGGGTTTTGTCTTGAAATTATGA
- the LOC113396949 gene encoding suppressor of cytokine signaling 2-like isoform X1, translating into MCLVERRETKLSPLNMTIATRLPTQNACVEVGVPLDSWSTGVACCPNCRHELRVSLACAKAHTQTSVIPVTPPFTLQPTYLPQSPLYTTPSSPLIPSPYNDELRRLADTLRALRLSGWYYGNLDWQGARNLLKDASVGAFVIRDSGDRNFIFSLSVQTERGPTSVRLHYEQGFFRLDCDRPLARYMPRFRCVVELVQHYTRVGERGPAGTVWVDREGCPHSPVLLKVPLKKSPPTLLHAARLALHKALDSNPLTPKLWCAPKHRLLPLPSTLIDYLGEYPYSI; encoded by the exons ATGTGCTTAGTTGAAAGACGGGAAACTAAACTGAGTCCTTTAAACATGACAATAGCTACGAGGTTACCGACACAAA ATGCTTGTGTGGAAGTGGGGGTGCCGCTCGACAGCTGGTCAACAGGTGTTGCTTGCTGTCCAAACTGCAGGCATGAGCTCCGGGTCTCTTTGGCCTGTGCTAAGGCCCACACGCAAACTTCTGTGATACCAGTCACACCACCCTTCACTCTCCAGCCAACATACTTGCCACAATCTCCTTTATACACAACACCATCATCACCATTAATACCATCCCCATACAATGATGAGTTGAGACGGTTAGCTGATACGCTGAGAGCATTAAGGCTATCCGGGTGGTATTATGGCAATTTAGATTGGCAG GGTGCTCGAAATTTACTTAAAGACGCAAGTGTCGGTGCCTTTGTGATAAGAGATTCCGGTGACAGAAATTTCATATTCTCACTGTCTGTACAAACAGAAAGAGGACCAACATCTGTCAGGCTACATTACGAGCAGGGATTCTTTAG gtTAGACTGTGATCGGCCACTTGCCAGGTATATGCCCCGGTTTCGTTGCGTCGTGGAACTCGTGCAGCATTACACTCGAGTCGGCGAACGAGGACCAGCGGGCACAGTTTGGGTGGACCGTGAGGGATGCCCACACTCGCCAGTCCTTCTCAAAGTTCCTCTTAAGAAATCACCACCGACTCTACTTCATGCAGCTCGCCTTGCGCTTCACAAGGCCCTAGACTCAAACCCACTCACGCCGAAACTTTGGTGTGCCCCCAAGCACAGGCTTTTACCTCTCCCCTCCACTCTAATAGACTATCTCGGCGAATATCCATACTCAATCTAA
- the LOC113396949 gene encoding suppressor of cytokine signaling 2-like isoform X2, protein MVVKLPDACVEVGVPLDSWSTGVACCPNCRHELRVSLACAKAHTQTSVIPVTPPFTLQPTYLPQSPLYTTPSSPLIPSPYNDELRRLADTLRALRLSGWYYGNLDWQGARNLLKDASVGAFVIRDSGDRNFIFSLSVQTERGPTSVRLHYEQGFFRLDCDRPLARYMPRFRCVVELVQHYTRVGERGPAGTVWVDREGCPHSPVLLKVPLKKSPPTLLHAARLALHKALDSNPLTPKLWCAPKHRLLPLPSTLIDYLGEYPYSI, encoded by the exons ATGCTTGTGTGGAAGTGGGGGTGCCGCTCGACAGCTGGTCAACAGGTGTTGCTTGCTGTCCAAACTGCAGGCATGAGCTCCGGGTCTCTTTGGCCTGTGCTAAGGCCCACACGCAAACTTCTGTGATACCAGTCACACCACCCTTCACTCTCCAGCCAACATACTTGCCACAATCTCCTTTATACACAACACCATCATCACCATTAATACCATCCCCATACAATGATGAGTTGAGACGGTTAGCTGATACGCTGAGAGCATTAAGGCTATCCGGGTGGTATTATGGCAATTTAGATTGGCAG GGTGCTCGAAATTTACTTAAAGACGCAAGTGTCGGTGCCTTTGTGATAAGAGATTCCGGTGACAGAAATTTCATATTCTCACTGTCTGTACAAACAGAAAGAGGACCAACATCTGTCAGGCTACATTACGAGCAGGGATTCTTTAG gtTAGACTGTGATCGGCCACTTGCCAGGTATATGCCCCGGTTTCGTTGCGTCGTGGAACTCGTGCAGCATTACACTCGAGTCGGCGAACGAGGACCAGCGGGCACAGTTTGGGTGGACCGTGAGGGATGCCCACACTCGCCAGTCCTTCTCAAAGTTCCTCTTAAGAAATCACCACCGACTCTACTTCATGCAGCTCGCCTTGCGCTTCACAAGGCCCTAGACTCAAACCCACTCACGCCGAAACTTTGGTGTGCCCCCAAGCACAGGCTTTTACCTCTCCCCTCCACTCTAATAGACTATCTCGGCGAATATCCATACTCAATCTAA